TTAAATGAGAAACAGTTGGCCGGATTGTTTACAAAAAACTTCTCCACCAGCTTCCGTCCGTCATAGCCGCTGCGGTTCGCTTCATCCTCAAAGCGCGGGACCCATTTGGATATAATGTACTCCAGCCCCAGGCCGTGATCGTAATGCTTATAATAGGTTTTCCGAGCTGTATCTCCACTGATCAGGATTTGGTCTTCATACCCTTTGCCGACAAGCTCCAGAATAAGCGAGATGCGGGTACTCTCCGGTGCATACTTGATTTTGCCGATGCCGTCAAAGCTCAGGTAGGCTCCCGTGGCTGCAATCTGTTCATGGTAGTACGGATCGGGATTCCGGTCCATATGACCCAAACTCAAATAGGACAGGTCTACCCCTTCGCTTCTCAGTAGCTCAATTTGCTCCAGCGCCATCGTGCCAACCTCGGTGTGGGAATGGATGGGAGCTTTTGTCTCGTGATGGGCGCGGGCAACTGCACGCAGCGTCTTCTCCTCCAGGGGCGTAATGCGGTTATAGCCTGTCCCGAATTTAACCTGGCCCGCTTTGAAAGGCGTGCCCTCCAGTCCTTCTTCCACCTCCCGGATGACAAAATCCGCCAGCTCGTTAATGCTTTTCGCTTCGATCCACTGCATATAGCTTCCATAATCGCCAATCAGCGGCTTAAGCTCCTCCTTTATTGGGGCATCCCACAGAAAGCTTTTATTAAAACCCGCTGTCCCAATGATGTGAATCCCGGTTTCTACCGCGATCTCCTGAACCGCTTGAACATCCCGTCCGTAATCAACAGCTGTGGCATCCACGATTGTGCGCCCGCCGTGCTGCTTGAAATCAAGAACGTCCTGCTTGGATTTCGCTTTGTCGTCCAGCAGTAAATCGTCCACTCCCCGTTCCTGCCAATACGCCGGGCGGCATACGATATGCTCGTGGGAATACGTAAAACCCAGATCCTCTTTGCTGATATCTCCATGTAAAGTACGGATAAAACCCATATCGTTTCTCCCTCCACTCATTGTTAGACAAGCAACCGAAGGAATTGACAGCGTTTAGCGAAAATTGATCTTGCGGCTGCAATTCCTCCAGCTCCTTTGTATCTGTAATCTTCAGACAAACAAATCGATAAGGCCTCCCATTGGATTTTGCAATAAGATGGTCAAAAGAACAGTTTGGCCAGGAAGTGCAGAATCGGCCCAATGATGAACATATCGGAATCGGCGGCCCACATGGCCGTATCCGGCACTGTGGAGGCGATAAAGAACCGGACCATCAGAAACTGTCCCCAGGCAACAATCGTCGAAGTGATGAAACCGCCGATGACGGCCCCGCGAACACCGCCTGTCGAATTCCCGAATACCCCTGCTGTCGCTCCGTGGAAGAATAATACAATCATCGTTGGCACAAAAATGT
The window above is part of the Paenibacillus lutimineralis genome. Proteins encoded here:
- a CDS encoding phosphotriesterase family protein; the encoded protein is MGFIRTLHGDISKEDLGFTYSHEHIVCRPAYWQERGVDDLLLDDKAKSKQDVLDFKQHGGRTIVDATAVDYGRDVQAVQEIAVETGIHIIGTAGFNKSFLWDAPIKEELKPLIGDYGSYMQWIEAKSINELADFVIREVEEGLEGTPFKAGQVKFGTGYNRITPLEEKTLRAVARAHHETKAPIHSHTEVGTMALEQIELLRSEGVDLSYLSLGHMDRNPDPYYHEQIAATGAYLSFDGIGKIKYAPESTRISLILELVGKGYEDQILISGDTARKTYYKHYDHGLGLEYIISKWVPRFEDEANRSGYDGRKLVEKFFVNNPANCFSFKK